Proteins co-encoded in one Oceanispirochaeta sp. M1 genomic window:
- a CDS encoding glycoside hydrolase N-terminal domain-containing protein: protein MTNRHTLRSYNPAGQWTEAYPLGNGTLGAMVYGDPRNEIIELNIDTLWSGCITKKGNTQESRNWTGSLKKVREHISNKKYHQADRVIEKEMGGMWTEGYLPAASLSIKKTVQGDVENYNRELRMDQGIVASSSSSALSRDNRTAFASLPGNVIIYKIETDQESEIMISLNSLLKHNRSFGTEIILNGRAPSHMDPPYDKTSDSLLYDEKDRGMDFSIAVLPVGAETISTSAESMTVSFKKELILYIAMSTEYEEMNGLERCLKSVNEAALKGYEKNLEEHKKDFKSLYNRVELDLGGRDSYIGIDEKLKRMKGPAALRIEELLFNYGRYLLISSSRPGSRPANLQGIWNNTLFPPWSSNYTLNINTQMNYWPVEVCNLSECHEPLLKFIEELSDRGENSARSLGCNGSASHHNSDLWASALQVKGSPAYAFWPMSGVWLTMHLWEHYLYCEDEILLQEKVIPIMEKSILFCLDWLVENEKNDLTTSPSTSPENRFRFGFRFGFRTGAASSGTTMDLSLIRELFNNYLEACRRAGKDKNELFIKAEKALDRIHPFSIGKKGQLQEWNEDFYESATGHRHLSHLISLFPGKELTDKKNSSFLQACRKTLERRTRWGKGWTGWSIAWHSVLRARLGDGNEAEENISYLLKECSFPNLMGKHKLSPLPFSKAGVFQIDSNLGITAAMAEMLLQSHNEFIHLLPALPERWECGSVRGLRARGGFEVDIQWDMGKLLSAKIMSAEAKDCAVKSKDPLELRSGEKVISVSDENGILRFQAEKGCEYRITERKGQLL, encoded by the coding sequence ATGACCAACAGACATACTCTTCGATCATATAATCCAGCAGGACAATGGACTGAGGCCTACCCTCTGGGCAATGGAACCCTTGGAGCCATGGTTTATGGTGATCCCCGGAATGAGATTATTGAACTGAATATTGACACTCTCTGGTCAGGATGCATCACGAAAAAAGGAAATACCCAAGAGAGCAGGAATTGGACTGGTTCTTTGAAAAAGGTAAGAGAGCATATCTCGAATAAAAAGTACCATCAGGCCGACAGAGTCATCGAGAAAGAGATGGGAGGGATGTGGACTGAGGGATATCTCCCTGCCGCTTCCCTAAGTATTAAAAAAACGGTTCAGGGCGATGTAGAGAACTACAATCGAGAACTTAGGATGGATCAGGGTATTGTTGCTTCAAGTTCTTCCTCTGCACTGTCCAGGGATAATCGAACAGCATTTGCGTCCCTCCCCGGGAATGTAATTATCTATAAAATTGAAACTGACCAGGAGAGTGAAATTATGATTTCTCTCAATTCACTTCTCAAACATAATAGGTCGTTCGGAACAGAGATTATCCTCAATGGACGGGCCCCAAGCCATATGGATCCACCCTATGACAAGACCAGCGATTCTCTCCTCTATGATGAAAAAGACCGGGGCATGGATTTTTCAATAGCCGTCCTTCCCGTAGGTGCCGAAACAATCTCTACATCAGCTGAAAGCATGACAGTCAGCTTTAAAAAAGAACTCATCCTTTATATAGCAATGTCTACAGAATACGAGGAGATGAACGGACTTGAAAGATGTTTGAAATCTGTAAACGAAGCGGCTCTTAAGGGTTATGAAAAAAATCTGGAAGAACACAAAAAAGATTTCAAATCTCTTTACAACAGGGTTGAGCTGGATCTGGGTGGGAGAGATTCCTATATAGGAATTGATGAAAAACTTAAAAGGATGAAAGGACCGGCCGCGCTGCGTATTGAAGAACTGCTCTTTAATTATGGCAGGTATCTCCTTATTTCCTCATCACGTCCGGGGAGTCGTCCCGCAAATCTTCAGGGAATTTGGAATAATACACTGTTCCCTCCCTGGAGCAGTAATTATACATTAAATATCAACACTCAGATGAATTACTGGCCGGTAGAGGTGTGCAATCTTTCGGAGTGTCATGAACCCCTCCTGAAATTTATCGAAGAACTCTCGGACAGGGGTGAGAATTCAGCCCGAAGCCTTGGATGCAACGGTTCAGCCTCTCACCACAATTCAGATTTATGGGCCTCGGCCCTGCAGGTAAAGGGTTCTCCCGCATATGCATTCTGGCCCATGTCGGGAGTCTGGCTGACAATGCATCTCTGGGAACACTACCTGTACTGTGAAGATGAGATTCTACTTCAGGAGAAAGTAATTCCCATAATGGAAAAATCAATTTTATTCTGTCTTGACTGGCTTGTTGAGAACGAAAAAAATGATCTTACGACGTCTCCCTCTACTTCACCGGAAAACAGATTTCGTTTTGGTTTTCGTTTTGGTTTTCGTACTGGGGCAGCGAGCTCCGGAACCACAATGGATCTGTCACTGATCAGAGAACTTTTTAACAACTACCTTGAGGCCTGCAGGAGAGCAGGAAAAGATAAGAATGAACTCTTCATTAAGGCTGAAAAGGCTTTGGACAGGATTCACCCCTTCTCAATTGGAAAAAAAGGGCAGCTTCAGGAATGGAATGAGGATTTTTATGAATCTGCAACAGGCCATCGTCATTTAAGCCACTTAATCAGTCTTTTCCCAGGTAAGGAGCTTACGGACAAGAAGAACAGCTCTTTCCTTCAGGCCTGCCGAAAAACCCTGGAGCGAAGAACTCGCTGGGGCAAGGGTTGGACAGGTTGGAGTATTGCCTGGCATTCGGTTCTGAGGGCGAGACTCGGTGATGGAAATGAGGCTGAGGAGAATATCTCCTACCTCCTGAAGGAATGCTCATTTCCCAACCTTATGGGTAAACATAAACTGAGTCCCCTTCCCTTCAGCAAAGCCGGTGTATTCCAGATTGACAGTAATTTAGGTATCACAGCTGCTATGGCTGAAATGCTCCTCCAGAGTCACAACGAATTCATCCACTTACTTCCGGCTCTTCCTGAAAGGTGGGAATGCGGGTCTGTCAGGGGATTACGTGCTCGTGGTGGTTTTGAAGTAGATATCCAGTGGGATATGGGTAAACTCCTCTCTGCAAAAATCATGAGTGCTGAAGCTAAGGACTGTGCTGTTAAATCTAAAGACCCTCTTGAGCTTCGGTCTGGAGAGAAAGTGATCTCAGTATCTGATGAAAATGGAATCTTAAGATTCCAGGCGGAAAAAGGATGTGAATACAGAATAACAGAGAGAAAAGGACAATTATTATGA
- a CDS encoding glycine betaine ABC transporter substrate-binding protein → MNNLRKILMIVLMVSTAATAVFAAGQQESKADVKTANLVYANWEEGVAYTNLAKVILEDMMGYEVTITAADVAPGYASVAAGDQDAFMETWLPVLHKDYIEQFGDDLVDLGNVYDGTQSGLAIPTYMNEAGIKTVSDLKKPEAMKKLDKTIIGIDAGAGIMKTTEGDLIPAYGLDDAGYKLLASSGPAMMAAMKDAYSNEEWIVVTAWKPHSMFGYYDLTFLEQDGEQIWGSGDIHITARKGLTADKPELAQFLTNMNISNNDLGSLMVAIRESDEGEVDAARAWLAENKDVVTIWIP, encoded by the coding sequence ATGAACAATTTACGAAAGATCTTAATGATCGTTCTTATGGTTTCGACTGCGGCAACAGCTGTTTTCGCAGCGGGACAACAGGAATCAAAAGCAGACGTAAAGACCGCTAACCTGGTCTATGCCAACTGGGAAGAAGGTGTTGCTTATACCAATTTAGCAAAAGTTATACTGGAAGACATGATGGGATACGAAGTAACTATTACAGCTGCTGATGTAGCACCCGGATACGCAAGTGTCGCTGCTGGAGATCAGGATGCCTTTATGGAAACATGGCTGCCCGTTCTTCATAAGGATTATATTGAACAGTTCGGTGACGATCTCGTCGATCTTGGTAATGTATACGATGGTACTCAAAGTGGATTAGCTATTCCAACATACATGAATGAGGCCGGCATTAAAACTGTTTCTGACCTTAAAAAACCGGAAGCTATGAAAAAGTTAGATAAAACCATTATCGGAATAGATGCCGGAGCTGGTATCATGAAAACAACTGAAGGTGATCTTATACCGGCATATGGTCTTGATGATGCAGGTTATAAACTGCTTGCTTCTTCTGGTCCTGCAATGATGGCAGCCATGAAAGATGCTTATTCTAATGAAGAGTGGATTGTCGTAACCGCCTGGAAACCTCATTCTATGTTCGGTTATTATGACCTGACTTTTCTCGAGCAGGATGGTGAACAAATTTGGGGTTCAGGTGATATTCACATAACTGCAAGAAAAGGACTGACTGCTGACAAACCGGAACTTGCTCAGTTTCTTACAAATATGAATATCAGCAATAACGATTTAGGTTCTTTGATGGTTGCTATCCGGGAATCAGACGAAGGTGAAGTAGATGCCGCTCGTGCCTGGTTAGCCGAGAACAAAGACGTAGTTACTATCTGGATTCCATAA
- a CDS encoding metallophosphoesterase, which produces MRKFLKALLFTEVIFGTISSMGCSTIEGVKNNDLWHHENELNREDYPSMVLPSDRDFKILVLADIQLESLPHKDSKALKTVREMVEKTMPDLILTVGDNTSWKFDHKLTPRLIKTFEEFEIPWAVTLGNHDAEGRADRYWIGNLYENAENSLFKSGPSNIHGVGNSAIQLVDNEGELQQLLVLIDSNASRVHPRGETYDYIYYDQIQWYRWLIEGFAEVPSLAFFHIPLVEFKEAVAEYNEGKISDKEVFGENREDVFCAHLNTGLFDVMKELGSTTHIFNGHDHVNNISIPFEGIRMTYVLKTGPASYSDKDMRGGTLVTIARETNEISIAHIFSDL; this is translated from the coding sequence ATGAGAAAATTTTTAAAAGCTCTACTATTTACTGAGGTTATCTTTGGGACTATTTCATCAATGGGCTGTTCCACTATTGAAGGAGTCAAAAACAATGATCTCTGGCACCACGAAAATGAACTGAATAGAGAAGACTATCCCTCAATGGTTCTGCCATCTGACAGAGATTTCAAAATATTGGTTCTAGCAGATATTCAATTGGAATCTCTACCTCATAAGGATTCAAAAGCCCTGAAGACCGTACGGGAAATGGTTGAAAAAACCATGCCCGATTTGATTCTGACTGTGGGGGATAATACATCCTGGAAATTTGATCACAAACTGACACCCAGATTAATTAAGACATTTGAAGAGTTTGAGATCCCCTGGGCCGTAACTCTGGGAAACCATGATGCCGAAGGAAGAGCTGACAGATACTGGATCGGGAATCTTTATGAAAATGCAGAGAATTCTCTCTTCAAAAGCGGGCCATCCAATATTCACGGAGTCGGTAATTCTGCAATTCAACTGGTGGATAATGAAGGAGAACTACAGCAGCTCCTGGTACTCATTGATTCCAATGCCAGCCGGGTTCATCCCCGGGGAGAGACTTATGATTACATTTACTACGATCAGATACAGTGGTACCGATGGCTGATCGAAGGGTTTGCTGAAGTACCAAGCCTTGCTTTCTTCCATATCCCCCTGGTGGAGTTTAAAGAAGCAGTGGCTGAATACAATGAGGGGAAAATTTCTGATAAAGAGGTGTTTGGTGAAAACAGAGAAGATGTATTCTGTGCACATCTAAATACCGGACTCTTTGACGTCATGAAGGAACTGGGAAGTACAACTCACATATTCAACGGTCACGATCATGTAAATAATATTTCAATTCCCTTTGAAGGAATCAGGATGACCTATGTTCTTAAAACCGGACCGGCCAGCTATTCGGATAAAGATATGCGAGGAGGGACCCTGGTGACCATAGCCCGGGAAACAAATGAAATCTCAATCGCACATATTTTCTCCGACTTATGA
- a CDS encoding proline/glycine betaine ABC transporter permease, with translation MNRIREIFDIGAGFEKIIEWLTEEADWLFDFIAFVVEGFLDGVNWLFHFPPSFVMIGLFSLLAWKVAGKGVALFTLIGFLLILYMGYWSETMDTLSLVFSAVIFGLLIGLPLGIWASRSDSVWKIMRPILDFMQTLPAFVYLIPAVLLFKLGPVPGVIATLIFSLPPVVRLTNLGIRQVPVEIHEACRAFGATPKQMLFKAELPVALPTIMAGVNQTIMLALSMVVISGMIGAGGLGNVVLKGITQLKIDMGFEGGICIVILAIFLDRVTQAFSTTQTR, from the coding sequence ATGAACAGGATAAGAGAGATTTTTGATATTGGTGCAGGATTTGAAAAAATTATTGAATGGCTGACCGAAGAAGCTGATTGGCTGTTTGATTTCATTGCTTTTGTAGTTGAAGGCTTTTTAGATGGAGTGAATTGGTTGTTTCACTTCCCCCCCTCATTCGTAATGATAGGACTTTTTAGCTTATTGGCCTGGAAAGTTGCGGGAAAAGGTGTTGCTCTTTTTACCCTGATTGGATTTCTCCTAATCCTCTATATGGGATATTGGTCGGAAACCATGGATACTCTTTCCCTTGTTTTTTCCGCCGTAATCTTTGGATTACTCATAGGTCTACCCCTGGGGATATGGGCGTCGAGATCGGACTCTGTCTGGAAAATCATGCGTCCCATACTGGATTTCATGCAGACTCTTCCGGCTTTCGTATATTTAATTCCTGCTGTACTGCTTTTTAAATTGGGACCGGTTCCAGGTGTTATCGCAACCTTGATCTTTTCACTGCCCCCTGTAGTACGGCTGACAAATTTAGGCATCAGACAAGTTCCGGTTGAAATCCACGAGGCCTGCCGAGCCTTTGGCGCTACCCCTAAACAGATGCTTTTCAAAGCAGAATTACCAGTCGCACTTCCGACCATTATGGCAGGAGTCAATCAGACCATCATGCTGGCTCTTTCCATGGTAGTGATCTCAGGAATGATTGGAGCAGGAGGCTTGGGAAATGTGGTTCTCAAGGGGATAACTCAATTAAAAATTGATATGGGCTTTGAAGGCGGAATTTGTATTGTAATTCTGGCTATTTTTCTGGATAGGGTTACCCAGGCTTTCTCGACGACGCAGACGCGTTAG
- a CDS encoding glycoside hydrolase domain-containing protein, which produces MDIPVVYSNAQYPWEEKLGNHRVHIEVPQHSLDRKYAALRIPWRRRDSHPERKKLIITDHTGQRVKTIHPISINREKAEILFRQIPGSHEYYLYYLPFRPQKSHGYYNKDYFRRDLRPSTLKLPTIGIPGLGKYSLEQYLNNTQVGAAEVKAFEARTEFDSFYPMELPLHDSEKEIFLGKHMDDLITVIEKREYPIKMTGHFPLRWLERKELNRIESTAKKNEYFAFQLAVSPQEKDLKNVQVSIIDSGPFSKEYFCCYNTDAVDIDGIPFTKIVNVSKGKIQALWMGLDIPKQAKPGKYNITLKVSAENYNGQTMNLELTILDEIIEDRGDSRPELFSRIRWMNSTIGLNNSLIAPFPPLKLNERSISVSEKTVELTELGLPALIKSKDSLLTGPLRFSVKSEHSGIEVNNSLSFSKVEEGIICFANKVVTDKYMIGIKGSCEPDGTLSYKMEVRASEDLDYDDISLIIPMNKGIAQYAMGMGLRGGKAPENYISHWKGPWNSLWMGNDKIGLHCTFLGSDYEGPMQNLYKPAPPSSWSNNGRGRVELKENGKELTLKATTGKGNLRKGETLSFRFSLLLTPVRPLDTEAQFRDRYFHNPRPEASAIEGNCRVANIHHASDVNPYINYPFLRFEEMNKRIEEFRNLGMKTKIYYTVRELTSRVCELPFLLSLGDEVLSRKPRKGFFFNSAKGYPWLREHIDDGYGPEWYAPLDDNTIDAALLTSGESRWFNYYLEGLNWLIKIQGIDGLYLDDVSYDRRILKRMRRILNQKEGTMLDLHSNTGFSKEPAVQYTGFFPYLNKLWFGEMFRYNRMSPDQWFVEASGIPFGHMADMLQGGGNRWRGMVYGMTVRLPWVSDRNKADPRPVWKIWDDFGIKDSQMIGYWDSECPVVFDNDKIKATVYRKKESVLISVASWAYLPRRCRVTLDWKSLEIEKKDAEFYFPEIKDFQKSRTMNPDEAIMFYPRKGYLIIVSGNSFHLA; this is translated from the coding sequence ATGGATATTCCCGTAGTTTACAGCAATGCTCAATACCCCTGGGAGGAGAAACTGGGAAATCACAGGGTTCACATTGAGGTTCCCCAGCATTCCCTGGATAGGAAATATGCAGCATTGAGGATTCCCTGGAGACGAAGGGATAGTCACCCGGAACGGAAAAAACTGATAATAACTGATCACACAGGTCAAAGGGTTAAGACAATTCATCCCATCAGTATTAACCGTGAAAAGGCTGAAATTTTATTCAGACAGATCCCGGGTTCTCATGAATATTACCTCTATTACCTCCCCTTCAGACCTCAGAAATCTCACGGTTATTACAATAAGGATTATTTCAGGAGAGATCTTCGCCCCTCGACTTTAAAGCTCCCGACAATAGGAATTCCAGGTCTTGGTAAATACTCATTGGAGCAATATCTCAATAATACTCAGGTTGGGGCGGCCGAAGTGAAAGCCTTCGAGGCCAGAACAGAATTTGACAGTTTCTATCCTATGGAACTCCCTCTCCATGATTCGGAAAAAGAGATTTTTTTAGGGAAACACATGGATGACTTGATAACTGTTATTGAAAAACGGGAATATCCCATAAAAATGACAGGTCACTTCCCTCTCCGTTGGCTTGAGAGAAAAGAATTGAATCGAATTGAGTCGACAGCCAAAAAGAATGAATATTTTGCCTTTCAGCTTGCTGTTTCTCCACAGGAAAAAGATCTGAAAAATGTACAAGTCTCGATCATCGATTCCGGTCCTTTTTCTAAAGAGTATTTCTGTTGCTACAATACAGATGCTGTGGATATCGATGGTATTCCATTTACAAAAATAGTAAATGTATCCAAAGGTAAAATCCAAGCCCTCTGGATGGGACTTGATATTCCGAAGCAGGCTAAGCCCGGTAAATACAATATAACCCTTAAAGTATCCGCTGAAAATTATAACGGACAGACAATGAATCTGGAACTGACAATTCTAGATGAGATCATTGAGGACAGAGGAGACTCCCGTCCCGAGCTTTTTTCACGTATCCGCTGGATGAACTCTACAATCGGTCTGAATAATTCCCTTATTGCACCCTTCCCTCCACTCAAACTCAATGAGCGGTCAATCTCAGTTTCAGAAAAGACAGTAGAATTAACTGAGCTGGGACTCCCGGCACTAATTAAATCAAAAGATTCCCTTCTCACAGGGCCACTCCGTTTTTCAGTAAAATCTGAACACTCCGGCATAGAGGTAAATAATTCTCTGAGCTTTTCTAAAGTTGAAGAGGGAATTATCTGCTTTGCAAACAAAGTAGTGACAGACAAGTATATGATCGGGATAAAAGGAAGTTGTGAACCAGACGGAACACTCTCCTATAAGATGGAAGTAAGAGCATCTGAAGACCTGGATTACGATGATATTTCTCTCATCATTCCCATGAATAAAGGGATTGCACAATATGCAATGGGAATGGGACTTAGAGGAGGAAAAGCTCCTGAAAATTATATAAGCCACTGGAAAGGTCCCTGGAACAGCCTCTGGATGGGTAACGATAAAATAGGATTGCACTGCACCTTTCTTGGATCGGATTATGAGGGACCTATGCAGAACCTCTACAAACCAGCACCACCTTCGTCATGGAGCAACAATGGTCGTGGAAGAGTAGAGCTGAAAGAGAATGGAAAGGAACTCACCCTAAAGGCAACAACGGGAAAGGGGAATCTCAGAAAAGGAGAAACACTTTCTTTCCGTTTCTCCCTCCTCTTAACACCTGTTCGTCCACTGGATACTGAAGCACAGTTCCGGGACCGCTATTTTCATAATCCCCGGCCTGAAGCTTCTGCAATAGAAGGGAACTGCCGGGTGGCCAATATTCACCATGCCAGCGATGTAAATCCATATATAAATTATCCCTTCCTCAGATTTGAGGAGATGAATAAAAGAATTGAAGAATTCAGAAACCTGGGAATGAAAACAAAGATCTACTATACGGTGAGAGAGCTGACCAGCCGAGTCTGTGAACTCCCATTTCTACTGAGTCTTGGAGATGAAGTATTAAGCCGAAAACCCAGGAAGGGATTCTTCTTTAACAGCGCCAAAGGATATCCCTGGTTGAGGGAGCACATAGATGACGGTTACGGCCCTGAATGGTATGCCCCATTGGATGACAATACAATTGATGCGGCACTGTTAACAAGCGGAGAATCCAGGTGGTTCAATTACTATCTGGAGGGTTTGAACTGGCTGATAAAAATACAGGGAATAGATGGACTCTATCTGGACGATGTAAGTTATGACAGAAGGATTCTCAAGAGAATGCGGCGAATCCTCAACCAGAAAGAGGGAACAATGCTTGATTTACATTCCAATACGGGATTTTCCAAAGAACCGGCTGTCCAGTACACAGGATTCTTTCCCTACCTGAATAAGCTATGGTTTGGCGAGATGTTCCGCTACAACCGAATGTCCCCTGATCAATGGTTTGTTGAAGCATCGGGTATCCCCTTTGGACATATGGCCGATATGCTTCAGGGGGGAGGAAACCGGTGGAGAGGAATGGTCTATGGAATGACAGTACGTCTTCCATGGGTGAGTGATAGAAATAAAGCCGATCCCAGACCAGTCTGGAAAATCTGGGATGATTTTGGAATTAAGGATTCACAAATGATCGGCTATTGGGATTCAGAGTGTCCCGTCGTATTTGATAATGATAAGATAAAGGCAACTGTCTACCGGAAAAAAGAGAGCGTTCTTATCTCTGTTGCCAGTTGGGCTTATCTTCCCCGGAGATGCAGAGTTACTCTGGATTGGAAGAGTCTGGAGATTGAAAAAAAGGATGCTGAATTCTATTTCCCGGAAATTAAGGACTTTCAAAAGAGTCGTACAATGAATCCTGATGAAGCCATTATGTTCTATCCCCGGAAAGGGTATCTCATCATCGTAAGCGGTAATTCTTTCCATCTTGCGTAA
- a CDS encoding endo-alpha-N-acetylgalactosaminidase family protein yields the protein MRNNQIHWRDLSGEFYDGDKKTVMERPSIHSYDKTLTMKILLSRPDLENDGESIVVCTFKRLRTFIRELDTQTKGIPKILYLVGWQYEGHDTGYPAFFQVNSRLAEEGEDATQLLREIMEESTAYNTTVSLHINMTDAYPGNPLWNEYAEEDLISKRRSGRYLVTGCWYGRKAYQICYTREWESGRAVDRINKLMDLLPLEKAGTVHIDAFFSRPSRFHGISVEQEQAARRKIIRYWRSQGVDVTSEFIYREKGRDDLIGLVPMVWHLNQKKKDYLNRPARLLSGGNINKDLRGDKKLNRLFGGSTRGESHFSDKEMTAFNHRWQQPFMKDFFTNTLSWYYLNNFKRLSVDPLSRFALLDHNIRTEKKNSVIKENDSCISYRGDLCIPALWSKTPLLGVFSRKGTADREWELPETWGEIKEVHYEPACVGSRKKTIPVKMRKIKISLSKGEGGWIFP from the coding sequence ATGAGAAACAATCAGATACACTGGAGAGATTTAAGTGGAGAATTTTATGATGGAGATAAAAAAACCGTCATGGAACGTCCCTCCATACACTCCTACGACAAAACCCTAACAATGAAAATCCTCTTATCCCGTCCGGATCTGGAAAATGATGGAGAATCCATTGTGGTCTGTACATTTAAGCGTCTCCGGACATTTATTAGAGAACTGGATACACAGACTAAGGGTATTCCGAAGATACTCTATCTGGTGGGATGGCAGTATGAGGGGCACGATACAGGTTATCCTGCCTTTTTCCAGGTAAATTCACGCCTTGCAGAGGAGGGAGAAGATGCGACACAACTCCTTAGGGAGATCATGGAGGAATCAACGGCTTACAATACGACAGTCAGCCTTCATATCAATATGACCGATGCCTATCCCGGAAATCCCCTTTGGAATGAGTATGCAGAGGAAGATCTGATCAGCAAGAGACGGTCCGGCCGTTATCTTGTAACAGGCTGCTGGTATGGTCGAAAAGCATATCAGATCTGTTATACACGAGAGTGGGAATCAGGAAGGGCTGTAGATCGGATTAATAAATTAATGGATCTTCTTCCCTTGGAAAAAGCAGGTACTGTTCATATAGATGCATTTTTCTCCCGACCAAGCCGTTTTCATGGAATTTCTGTGGAACAGGAGCAGGCTGCAAGAAGAAAGATCATTCGCTACTGGAGAAGCCAGGGAGTCGATGTAACCAGTGAGTTTATCTACAGAGAAAAGGGTCGTGATGATCTGATAGGACTTGTCCCCATGGTCTGGCACCTGAATCAGAAGAAAAAAGATTACCTGAATAGACCGGCCCGATTACTAAGTGGGGGTAATATCAATAAAGATCTCCGGGGGGATAAAAAACTGAACCGGCTGTTTGGCGGGTCCACCAGAGGGGAAAGCCATTTCTCAGACAAAGAGATGACAGCCTTTAACCATCGGTGGCAGCAGCCTTTTATGAAGGATTTTTTTACCAACACCCTCTCCTGGTATTATCTTAACAATTTCAAAAGGCTCTCAGTCGATCCACTCAGTCGATTTGCCCTTCTGGATCATAATATCCGGACTGAAAAGAAAAACTCCGTCATCAAAGAAAATGATTCCTGCATTTCATACAGGGGAGATCTTTGTATTCCCGCACTTTGGAGTAAGACTCCTCTACTTGGTGTTTTCAGCCGGAAAGGAACTGCAGACAGGGAATGGGAGCTGCCCGAAACCTGGGGGGAGATAAAGGAAGTCCATTATGAACCTGCCTGCGTAGGGAGCAGGAAGAAAACAATTCCCGTAAAAATGAGAAAAATAAAGATTTCACTCAGCAAAGGAGAAGGTGGATGGATATTCCCGTAG
- a CDS encoding MFS transporter, whose protein sequence is MDLSRSDYTLKEKIFIGLAPTSAGLVGILVNSSFMKFYTDFIGLSPAWYGVVFTIFTIWNAINDPILGLWADQRPYIEGKGKYIPIMRKSLPILGLSTFAMLLAQPDWPELLMAIYLLIGLIIWEAGQTLFNVSFRAFHINAFISMDERTEVQVIQNYIGMIPVFIGGMIPAWFLTGSFKLKTIVLIYTGGVVISMFIGYLSIRFMEERPEFYKNLEVTKGIKELWILLKSLIVDRSFLLFVIAFFIINGVAGSYFTAYLYYMDNVLLVSGIWSVIPDVGTGIVQMIFYPAVIWLVTKYGGRDSLSSFLIFAVAGHLILTFNISYWAAVAAYMIMFVGYAVLYSTNGPLEGILVDHLELKTGKRQPGVVRGLMSVIMTPSITIQTLIFSSLLTTSGYDGSVKEQTAEVVRAIRLGAGAIPAAFLILGIIALRFFPIGKKEELRIQKEITEKHHSRINGTEAE, encoded by the coding sequence ATGGATCTAAGCAGAAGTGACTACACTCTGAAAGAAAAGATATTCATAGGATTGGCACCTACAAGTGCAGGGTTGGTGGGGATTCTGGTGAACTCTTCATTTATGAAATTTTATACCGACTTCATCGGTCTCAGTCCTGCCTGGTATGGTGTTGTATTTACAATATTCACCATATGGAATGCGATAAATGACCCTATCCTCGGATTATGGGCTGACCAGCGGCCCTATATAGAGGGAAAAGGTAAATATATTCCCATTATGAGGAAATCCTTACCTATTCTGGGGCTTTCGACTTTTGCAATGTTACTGGCTCAACCGGATTGGCCAGAGCTTCTTATGGCAATTTACCTCCTGATCGGACTGATTATCTGGGAAGCCGGTCAGACCCTTTTCAATGTCAGCTTCCGCGCCTTCCACATAAATGCTTTTATCTCTATGGATGAGAGGACGGAAGTTCAGGTTATCCAGAATTATATCGGAATGATACCAGTTTTCATTGGAGGGATGATTCCCGCATGGTTCCTTACAGGATCTTTTAAGCTGAAGACCATCGTCCTCATATATACCGGGGGTGTTGTGATCAGCATGTTTATCGGATATTTGAGTATTCGTTTTATGGAAGAGCGTCCAGAGTTCTATAAAAATCTCGAAGTGACCAAGGGGATAAAAGAACTTTGGATACTTCTTAAATCTCTTATTGTTGACAGATCTTTCCTACTGTTTGTTATCGCCTTCTTTATCATAAACGGAGTCGCAGGTAGTTATTTCACAGCCTATCTCTACTATATGGATAATGTACTTCTAGTTTCTGGAATCTGGAGTGTCATCCCCGATGTTGGAACAGGTATTGTTCAGATGATCTTCTACCCCGCCGTTATATGGTTAGTCACAAAGTACGGGGGAAGAGACAGTCTTTCCAGTTTTCTCATTTTTGCTGTTGCCGGACATTTGATACTGACATTTAATATTTCCTACTGGGCAGCCGTTGCCGCCTATATGATTATGTTTGTCGGCTATGCTGTCCTCTATTCCACTAATGGCCCTCTGGAGGGGATTCTGGTTGATCATCTGGAATTAAAGACTGGAAAAAGACAGCCCGGTGTTGTCAGGGGACTCATGTCCGTGATTATGACCCCCTCCATCACCATTCAGACACTCATATTCTCATCTCTTTTAACAACAAGTGGTTATGACGGTTCTGTCAAAGAGCAGACTGCAGAAGTTGTCAGGGCCATCCGTTTGGGAGCTGGAGCCATTCCCGCTGCATTCCTTATTCTTGGAATCATAGCCCTTCGCTTTTTCCCCATTGGGAAAAAAGAGGAATTGAGAATTCAAAAAGAAATCACAGAAAAACATCATAGCCGCATCAACGGAACAGAGGCCGAATGA